One genomic segment of Caldimonas brevitalea includes these proteins:
- the pepN gene encoding aminopeptidase N, which yields MREGTAAVTRREDYAPPAYWIKTVDLTFDLDPAKTLVFNRMQIERNEQVPVQALRLDGEDLNLTRVLVNGESVSFRVENHQLVLENLPAEPFTLEVRTTCAPEKNTQLSGLYTSSGGFFTQCEAQGFRRITYFLDRPDVMAVYTVTLKADKARFPVLLSNGNLIEQGELDGGHKHYAKWSDPFPKPSYLFALVAAKLVCREQKIRSRSGRDHLLQVYVRAGDLDKTEHAMRSLIASVAWDEARFGLSLDLDRFMIVAVSDFNMGAMENKGLNIFNTKYVLANPATATDTDFFGIESVVGHEYFHNWTGNRVTCRDWFQLSLKEGLTVFRDQEFSQDLAGSPSARAVKRIDDVRTLRQHQFPEDAGPMAHPVRPDSYMAIDNFYTATVYDKGAEVVRMMQTLVGREGFARGMTLYFERHDGQAVTCDDFAQAIADANPDSALARQLDQFKRWYSQAGTPRVHARGYYNAEMRTYRLELSQSCPPTPGQPDKAPFVIPVALGLVGRDDGRALPLQLVGENAAAGTERVLVLSETTQHFEFVGLDAEPVPSLLRGFSAPVVLEDTLSDAELLILLAHDHDPFNRWEAGQRLALNRLLAAVKGDGQVHLDAPVIDALRAVLHHPTLDAAFKELLLTLPGESYIAEQLEEVDPQRIHAVRESLRLQLAQALHADWEWAFDHYQVANEGYSPDAASAGRRGLVNLALGNLCLAAVERQSPLWPGKAYQRFKDADNMTDRLGALSALVGAHSELAEPALERFHALFKDEALVIDKWFALQASAPEKDGKVFARARQLLSHPDFSLRNPNRARSLITALCFSNPAAFHRRDAAGYVFWADRVLELDAINPQLAARVARAMDRWRQLAEPYRSAAREAIARVAARAELSDDVREIVTRALGD from the coding sequence ATGCGAGAAGGCACTGCCGCCGTGACCCGCCGCGAGGACTACGCCCCGCCGGCCTACTGGATCAAGACCGTCGACCTGACCTTCGACCTCGACCCTGCCAAGACGCTGGTCTTCAACCGCATGCAGATCGAGCGCAACGAGCAGGTGCCCGTGCAGGCCTTGCGCCTCGACGGCGAAGACCTGAACCTGACCCGGGTGCTGGTCAACGGCGAGTCGGTGTCGTTTCGCGTCGAGAACCACCAGCTGGTGCTCGAGAACCTGCCGGCCGAGCCCTTCACACTCGAAGTGCGCACCACCTGCGCACCCGAGAAGAACACCCAGCTGTCGGGCCTCTACACCTCCAGCGGCGGCTTCTTCACGCAATGCGAAGCGCAGGGCTTCCGCCGCATCACCTACTTCCTCGACCGGCCCGACGTGATGGCGGTCTACACCGTCACACTCAAGGCCGACAAGGCGCGCTTCCCTGTGCTGCTGTCCAACGGCAACCTCATCGAGCAAGGTGAGCTGGACGGCGGCCACAAGCACTACGCCAAGTGGAGCGACCCTTTCCCCAAGCCCAGCTATCTGTTTGCGCTGGTCGCAGCCAAGCTGGTGTGCCGCGAGCAGAAGATCCGCTCGCGCTCGGGGCGCGACCACCTGCTGCAGGTCTACGTGCGGGCCGGCGACCTCGACAAGACCGAGCATGCGATGCGCTCGCTGATCGCCTCGGTGGCGTGGGACGAAGCGCGTTTTGGCCTGTCGCTCGACCTCGACCGCTTCATGATCGTCGCCGTCAGCGACTTCAACATGGGCGCGATGGAGAACAAGGGCCTCAACATCTTCAACACCAAGTACGTGCTGGCCAACCCCGCTACCGCGACCGACACCGACTTCTTCGGCATTGAGAGCGTGGTGGGGCATGAGTACTTCCACAACTGGACCGGCAACCGCGTCACCTGCCGCGACTGGTTCCAGCTGAGCCTCAAGGAAGGCCTGACCGTCTTCCGCGACCAGGAGTTCAGCCAGGACCTGGCCGGCTCGCCGAGCGCGCGTGCCGTCAAGCGCATCGACGACGTGCGCACGCTGCGGCAGCATCAGTTCCCCGAAGACGCCGGCCCGATGGCGCACCCGGTGCGGCCCGACAGCTACATGGCGATCGACAACTTCTACACCGCGACCGTCTACGACAAGGGCGCCGAGGTGGTGCGCATGATGCAGACGCTGGTGGGCCGCGAGGGGTTTGCGCGCGGCATGACGCTCTACTTCGAGCGCCATGATGGCCAGGCGGTGACCTGCGACGATTTCGCCCAGGCGATTGCCGACGCCAACCCCGACAGCGCGCTGGCGCGCCAGTTGGACCAATTCAAGCGCTGGTACAGCCAGGCCGGCACGCCGCGGGTGCATGCGCGCGGCTATTACAACGCCGAGATGCGCACCTACCGCCTAGAGCTGAGCCAGTCGTGCCCCCCCACACCCGGCCAGCCTGACAAGGCGCCCTTCGTGATCCCCGTGGCCCTGGGCCTGGTGGGCCGCGACGACGGCCGCGCCCTGCCGCTGCAACTGGTCGGCGAAAACGCCGCGGCGGGCACCGAGCGGGTGCTGGTGCTGTCGGAAACGACCCAGCATTTCGAGTTCGTCGGCCTCGACGCCGAGCCCGTGCCGTCGCTGCTGCGCGGCTTTTCGGCACCGGTGGTGCTCGAAGACACGCTGAGCGACGCCGAGCTGCTGATCTTGCTGGCCCACGACCACGACCCCTTCAACCGCTGGGAGGCCGGGCAACGGCTGGCGCTCAACCGGCTGCTGGCGGCGGTCAAAGGCGACGGACAGGTGCACCTCGACGCGCCGGTGATCGACGCCTTGCGCGCCGTGCTGCACCACCCGACGCTCGACGCCGCCTTCAAGGAACTGCTGCTGACCTTGCCGGGCGAGAGCTACATCGCCGAGCAGCTCGAGGAGGTGGACCCTCAGCGTATCCATGCCGTGCGCGAATCGTTGCGGCTGCAGCTGGCGCAGGCGCTGCACGCGGATTGGGAATGGGCCTTCGACCACTACCAGGTGGCCAATGAAGGCTACTCGCCCGACGCCGCGTCAGCGGGCCGCCGGGGTTTGGTCAACCTGGCGCTCGGCAACCTGTGCCTCGCGGCGGTGGAGCGGCAGTCGCCGTTGTGGCCCGGCAAGGCCTATCAGCGCTTCAAGGACGCCGACAACATGACCGACCGCCTGGGCGCCTTGAGCGCCTTGGTGGGCGCGCACAGCGAGCTGGCCGAGCCGGCGCTCGAGCGTTTTCACGCGCTGTTCAAGGACGAGGCGCTGGTGATCGACAAGTGGTTTGCGCTGCAGGCCTCGGCGCCCGAGAAAGACGGCAAGGTGTTCGCCCGCGCACGGCAGCTGCTGTCGCACCCGGATTTTTCGCTGCGCAACCCCAACCGTGCGCGCAGCCTGATCACCGCGCTGTGCTTCTCGAACCCGGCCGCGTTCCACCGCCGCGATGCGGCCGGCTACGTGTTCTGGGCTGACCGCGTGCTCGAGCTCGACGCCATCAACCCGCAGCTGGCCGCGCGCGTGGCACGCGCGATGGACCGCTGGCGCCAACTGGCCGAGCCTTACCGTAGCGCCGCGCGCGAGGCGATTGCGCGTGTGGCGGCACGGGCGGAACTGAGCGACGACGTGCGCGAGATCGTCACGCGCGCGCTGGGCGACTGA
- a CDS encoding class 1 fructose-bisphosphatase: MSTKRVSLTQYLVEQQRLHGHIPGQLRLLIEVVARACKRIAISVNKGALGDVLGTAGTENVQGEVQKKLDVIANEVLIEANEWGGHLAAMASEEMDGIYVVPNRFPQGEYMLLFDPLDGSSNIDVNVSIGTIFSVLKKPEGHAGVSEEDFLQPGHQQAAAGYCVYGPQTTLVLTVGDGVAMFTLDREQGSWVLTQDGVRIPPDTKEFAINMSNMRHWAPPVRRYIDECLAGKEGPRGKDFNMRWVASMVADVHRILTRGGIFMYPWDQREPDKPGKLRLLYEANPMSFLVEQAGGAATNGHQRILDVKPSKLHERVSVVLGSKNEVERVTAYHLEAGGR, encoded by the coding sequence ATGAGCACCAAACGCGTGAGCCTCACGCAATACCTGGTCGAGCAGCAGCGCCTGCACGGCCATATTCCGGGGCAGCTGCGCCTCTTGATCGAGGTGGTGGCGCGCGCGTGCAAGCGCATCGCCATCAGCGTCAACAAGGGCGCCTTGGGCGACGTGCTCGGCACGGCCGGCACCGAGAACGTGCAAGGTGAGGTGCAGAAGAAGCTCGACGTGATCGCCAACGAGGTGCTCATCGAGGCCAACGAATGGGGCGGCCATTTGGCCGCGATGGCGTCGGAGGAGATGGACGGCATCTATGTCGTGCCCAACCGCTTTCCTCAAGGCGAATACATGCTGCTGTTCGATCCGCTCGACGGCTCCAGCAACATCGACGTCAACGTCAGCATCGGCACCATCTTCTCGGTGCTGAAGAAGCCCGAGGGGCACGCCGGCGTCAGCGAAGAAGACTTCTTGCAGCCCGGCCACCAGCAGGCCGCGGCAGGCTATTGCGTCTATGGACCCCAGACCACGCTGGTGCTGACCGTGGGCGACGGCGTGGCGATGTTCACCCTTGACCGTGAACAGGGCTCGTGGGTGCTGACGCAAGACGGGGTGCGCATTCCGCCCGACACCAAGGAATTCGCGATCAACATGAGCAACATGCGCCACTGGGCCCCGCCGGTGCGCCGTTATATCGACGAATGCCTGGCCGGCAAGGAAGGCCCGCGCGGCAAGGACTTCAACATGCGCTGGGTGGCCTCGATGGTGGCCGATGTGCACCGCATTCTGACCCGCGGCGGCATCTTCATGTACCCGTGGGACCAGCGCGAGCCGGACAAGCCGGGGAAGCTGCGCTTGCTGTACGAGGCGAACCCGATGAGCTTCTTGGTGGAGCAAGCCGGTGGGGCAGCCACGAATGGGCACCAGCGGATTCTGGACGTGAAACCGAGCAAGCTGCACGAGCGCGTGAGCGTGGTGCTGGGGTCGAAAAACGAGGTGGAGCGGGTGACGGCTTATCACCTGGAGGCGGGGGGGCGGTAA